Genomic DNA from Cucurbita pepo subsp. pepo cultivar mu-cu-16 chromosome LG13, ASM280686v2, whole genome shotgun sequence:
TCGTTTCATAAATTTCTGtgtttttcaaattgattCCAAGTGTAATCCATGCAGAGAAGACTACAATTAATGCAGAGAAGACTACAATTAATACACTGCAAAATGCCTATCCAACATTCTAGTTCTTTGGATCactaaaaataacaaatatgtCATTTTAACTACCTTATatggataaatttaaaataaattgagtttcttattatataatccatattcatttatattctttatatTGAACAAAGTATCTAAAGTATTGATAATATCGAATTATCGTTGAAATAGGTTATGCGattatcaattattaattttcaagcGCGTAGCCAATGCATGTAATAGTTTACGGggattttattttcataaatatataaaatattgtggGTGCAATGTACCTCCCCATGAATATATATGGTAATAGAAAACAAGTTGCATGGTACGTTATAATTGGACGTTATAAATAGGGTTTGATATGAAGTGTGAAGGACCAAGCAGTTTCATTGTGTTATCGAACTCGATCCATTTGGATAATCCTCTCCAAGAAATGGGTAGCAATACACCTATGTCAGTGCTCCTCCTTTCATGCTTTCTCCTACTCGTGCTGTCTCCTGGTAATCTTCGTCCTTGTTTCCTCACATTCTTCTCGTATGTTCATGCCATCTTATTGACTTACTAACCTTTGTTGGACATGTTTGAAGCATATGGCGCAGAAGCGATGGGAATAGGCGTGAAAGATGCAAGCTTGTTTGGTTCACTAAAGGTAAATGAGTGCAGAGTTAAGGTTGGATTTCGTGTGAAGTGTGTTtgattatattatgttattttttgtaggaagagaaatcaagaaagatgGTTGACGTAACAGACTACCGACCACCGGGAGCTAACATTCCTGGAGGACCTCACTTCGCAAATGTAATCCATGCAATGAGCTTAACAATGAGAAGagtttttgttggattttgtGTGAAGTGTGCTtgattattatgttatttttttgtaggacgagaaatcaagaaagatgGTTGACGTAACAGACTACCGACCACCAGGAGCTAACATTCCAGGAGGACCTCACTTCTCAAATGTAATCCATGCAATGAGCTTAACAGTGACCAGAGTTTTGGTTAGATTTTGTGTGAAGTGTGCTTGAttattatgttaattttttgtaggacgagaaatcaagaaagatgGTTGACGTAACAGACTACCGACCACCAGGAGCTAACATTCCTGGAGGACCTCACTTCGCAAATGTAATCCATGCAATGAGCTTAACAATGAGAAGAGTTTTGGTTGGATTTTGTGTGAAGTGTGCTtgattattatgttatttttttgtaggacgagaaatcaagaaagatgGTTGACGTAACAGACTACCGACCACCAGGAGCTAACATTCCTGGAGGACCTCACTTCGCAAATGTAATCCATGCAATGAGCTTAACAATGAGAAGAGTTTTGGTTGGATTTTGTGTGAAGTGTGCTtgattattatgttatttttttgtaggacgagaaatcaagaaagatgGTTGACGTAACAGACTACCGACCACCAGGAGCTAACATTCCTGGAGGACCTCACTTCGCAAATGTAATCCATGCAATGAGCTTAACAATGAGAAGAGTTTTGGTTGGATTTTGTGTGAAGTGTGCTtgattattatgttatttttttgtaggacgagaaatcaagaaagatgGTTGACGTAACAGACTACCGACCACCAGGAGCTAACATTCCAGGAGGACCTCACTTCTCAAATGTAATCCATGCAATGAGCTTAACATGAGAAGAGTTTTGATTGGATTTTGTGTGAAATGTGCTtgattattatgttatttttttgtaggacgagaaatcaagaaagatgGTTGACGTAACAGACTATCGACCACCAGGAGCTAACATTCCTGGAGGACCTCACTTCGCAAATGTAATCCATGCAATGAGCTTAACAATGAGAAGAGTTTTGGTTGGATTTTGTGTGAAGTGTGCTtgattattatgttatttttttgtaggacgagaaatcaagaaagatgGTTGACGTAACAGACTATCGACCACCAGGAGCTAACATTCCTGGAGGACCTCACTTCGCAAATGTAATCCACGCAATGAGCTTAACAATGAGCAGagttttggtttgattttgtgtgAAGTGTGCTTGATtgttatcttatttttttgtagGACGAGAAATCAAGTAAGATTGTTGACGTAAACGACTATCTACCAATGGGACCTAGTATTCCTGAAGGACTTCACTACTCAAATGTAAACCATGCAATGATCTTTACAATGAGAAGAGTTTTGGTTGGATTTTGTGTGAAGTGTGTTtgattattatgttatttttttgtaggacgagaaatcaagaaagatgGTTGACGTAACAGACTACCGACCACCGGGAGCTAACATTCCTGGAGGACCTCACTTCGCAAATGTAATCCATGCAATGAGCTTAACAATGAGAAGAGTTTTGGTTGGATTTTGTGTGAAGTGTGCttgattattatgtttattttttgtaggacgagaaatcaagaaagatgGTTGACGTAACAGACTACCGACCACCGGGAGCTAACATTCCTGGAGGACCTCACTTCGCAAATGTAATCCATGCAATGAGCTTAACAATGAGAAGAGTTTTGGTTGGATTTTGTGTGAAGTGTGCTTGAttattatgttaattttttgtaggatgagaaatcaagaaagatgGTTGACGTAACAGACTACCGACCACCAGGAGCTAACATTCCAGGAGGACCTCACTTCTCAAATGTAATCCATGCAATGAGCTTAACAGTGAGCAGAGTTTTGGTTAGATTTTGTGTGAAGTGTGCTTGAttattatgttaattttttgtaggacgagaaatcaagaaagatgGTTGACGTAACAGACTACCGACCACCAGGAGCTAACATTCCAGGAGGACCTCACTTCGCAAATGTAATCCATGCAATGAGCTTAACAATGAGCAGAGTTTTGGTTAGATTTTGTGTGAAGTGTgcttgattattatttttattttttgtaggacgagaaatcaagaaagatgGTTGACGTAACAGACTACCGACCACCGGGAGCTAACATTCCTGGAGGACCTCACTTCGCAAATGTAATCCATGCAATGAGCTTAACAATGAGAAGAGTTTTGGTTGGATTTTGTGTGAAGTGTGCttgattattatgtttattttttgtaggacgagaaatcaagaaagatgGTTGACGTAACAGACTACCGACCACCGGGAGCTAACATTCCTGGAGGACCTCACTTCGCAAATGTAATCCATGCAATGAGCTTAACAATGAGAAGAGTTTTGGTTGGATTTTGTGTGAAGTGTGCTtgattattatgttattttttttgtaggatgagaaatcaagaaagatgGTTGACGTAACAGACTACCGACCACCGGGAGCTAACATTCCTGGAGGACCTCACTTCGCAAATGTAATCCATGCAATGAGCTTAACAATGAGAAGAGTTTTGGTTGGATTTTGTGTGAAGTGTGCttgattattatgttttttttttgtaggatgagaaatcaagaaagatgGTTGACGTAACAGACTACCGACCACCGGGAGCTAACATTCCTGGAGGACCTCACTTCGCAAATGTAATCCATGCAATGAGCTTAACAATGAGAAGAGTTTTGGTTGGATTTTGTGTGAAGTGTGCttgattattatgttttattttttgtaggacgagaaatcaagaaagatgGTTGACGTAACAGACTACCGACCACCGGGAGCTAACATTCCTGGAGGACCTCACTTCGCAAATGTAATCCATGCAATGAGCTTAACAATGAGAAGAGTTTTGGTTGGATTTTGTGTGAAGTGTGCttgattattatgttttattttttgtaggacgagaaatcaagaaagatgGTTGACGTAACAGACTACCGACCACCGGGAGCTAACATTCCTGGAGGACCTCACTTCGCAAATGTAATCCATGCAATGAGCTTAACAATGAGAAGAGTTTTGGTTGGATTTTGTGTGAAGTGTGCttgattattatgttttttttttgtaggacgagaaatcaagaaagatgGTTGACGTAACAGACTACCGACCACCGGGAGCTAACATTCCTGGAGGACCTCACTTCGCAAATGTAATCCATGCAATGAGCTTAACAATGAGAAGAGTTTTGGTTGGATTTTGTGTGAAGTGTGCTtgattattatgttatttttttgtaggacgagaaatcaagaaagatgGTTGACGTAACAGACTACCGACCACCGGGAGCTAACATTCCTGGAGGACCTCACTTCGCAAATGTAATCCATGCAATGAGCTTAACAATGAGAAGAGTTTTGGTTGGATTTTGTGTGAAGTGTGCttgattattatgttttttttttgtaggacgagaaatcaagaaagatgGTTGACGTAACAGACTACCGACCACCGGGAGCTAACATTCCTGGAGGACCTCACTTCGCAAATGTAATCCATGCAATGAGCTTAACAATGAGAAGAGTTTTGGTTGGATTTTGTGTGAAGTGTGCttgattattatgtttttttttttgtaggatgagaaatcaagaaagatgGTTGACGTAACAGACTACCGACCACCGGGAGCTAACATTCCTGGAGGACCTCACTTCTCAAATGTAATCCATGCAATGAGCTTAACAGTGAGAAGAGTTTTGGTTAGATTTTGTGTGAAGTGTGCTTGAttattatgttaattttttgtaggacgagaaatcaagaaagatgGTTGACGTAACAGACTACCGACCACCAGGAGCTAACATTCCAGGAGGACCTCACTTCGCAAATGTAATCCATGCAATGAGCTTAACAATGAGAAGAGTTTTGGTTAGATTTTGTGTGAAGTGTGCTtgattattatgttatttttttgtaggacgagaaatcaagaaagatgGTTGACGTAACAGACTACCGACCACCAGGAGCTAACATTCCAGGAGGACCTCACTTCGCAAATGTAATCCATGCAATGAGCTTAACAATGAGAAGAGTTTTGGTTAGATTTTGTGTGAAGTGTGCTtgattattatgttatttttttgtaggacgagaaatcaagaaagatgGTTGACGTAACAGACTACCGACCACCGGGAGCTAACATTCCTGGAGGACCTCACTTCGCAAATGTAATCCATGCAATGAGCTTAACAATGAGAAGAGTTTTGGTTGGATTTTGTGTGAAGTGTGCTtgattattatgttatttttttgtaggacgagaaatcaagaaagatgGTTGACGTAACAGACTACCGACCACCAGGAGCTAACATTCCAGGAGGACCTCACTTCGCAAATGTAATCCATGCAATGAGCTTAACAATGAGAAGAGTTTTGGTTAGATTTTGTGTGAAGTGTGCTtgattattatgttatttttttgtaggacgagaaatcaagaaagatgGTTGACGTAACGGACTACCGACCACCAGGAGCTAACATTCCTGGAGGACCTCACTTCTCAAATGTAATCCATGCAATGAGCTTAACATTGACTAGAGTGTTGGTTGGATTTTGTGTGAAgtgtgtttaattattatgttattttttgtaggacgagaaatcaagaaagatgGTTGACGTAGCAGACTACCGCCCACCCGGAGCTAACATTCCTGGAGGACCTCACTCTATTAAAGTGTAGTCCATGTAATATGGTGAACACAGTGTACTCTAAGTATAAGAGTAGTATGTGTGAGTTGAACACAGTGTACTCTAAGTATAAGAGTAGTGTATGTAATGAGTTGAACACCGTGTACTCTAAGTTTAAGTGTAGTCCATGTAATGAGCTGGAACACAGTAAGTATTGTTCTCGTATAAATTATAAACCATGCACTAGCATGGACCTTGAACTTTAAAACTCTCTCCTTATTCAACTATTTATTAAGCTTTTGGAGTTATagtataattaatttgttatttaatataatttggcCGCCAATTTAgtggaaagaagaagaagacaaagaatataattaaaaatgtaataaaaaaatgaattggtTGACCATTTTGTCCAACATAATTACCAAATCCACACACAATTTCCCAGAAAGGCCGCAATTATGAAACGAACCTTCCTGGTTGCAACGGCCTCACCATTGATTCAACATTTctgtaattaaatttaacgTCTTTTTGACTTTATACCAAACCCCAATTCCTCTGTTTCCTTGATCGTTCAAACCATTACGCGCAAACAGGGCTTCAAATACCCCACGCATCCGATTGAACCCCTCATTCAATCACCGGAGGAGTTTGGTCTCTGCA
This window encodes:
- the LOC111808231 gene encoding titin-like, encoding MGSSTPLSVLLLSCFLLLVLSPAYGAKSMGKGVKDAGLFGSLKDEKSRKMVDVTDYRPTGPNIPGGPHYANDKKSRKMVDVNDYRPTGPNIPGGPHYSNDEKSRKMVDVNDYPPTGPNIPGGPHYSKDEKSRKMVDVNDYPPTGPNIPGGPHYSNDEKSRKMVDVNDYRPTGPNIPGGPHYSNDEKSRKMVDVNEYLPFGPSIPEGVHYSNDEKSRKMVDVNDYRPTGPNIPGGPHYSNDEKSRKMVDVTDYRPPGANIPGGPHFSNDEKSRKMVDVTDYRPPGANIPGGPHFANDEKSRKMVDVTDYRPPGANIPGGPHFANDEKSRKMVDVTDYRPPGANIPGGPHFANDEKSRKMVDVTDYRPPGANIPGGPHFSNDEKSRKMVDVTDYRPPGANIPGGPHFANDEKSRKMVDVTDYRPPGANIPGGPHFANDEKSSKIVDVNDYLPMGPSIPEGLHYSNDEKSRKMVDVTDYRPPGANIPGGPHFANDEKSRKMVDVTDYRPPGANIPGGPHFANDEKSRKMVDVTDYRPPGANIPGGPHFSNDEKSRKMVDVTDYRPPGANIPGGPHFANDEKSRKMVDVTDYRPPGANIPGGPHFANDEKSRKMVDVTDYRPPGANIPGGPHFANDEKSRKMVDVTDYRPPGANIPGGPHFANDEKSRKMVDVTDYRPPGANIPGGPHFANDEKSRKMVDVTDYRPPGANIPGGPHFANDEKSRKMVDVTDYRPPGANIPGGPHFANDEKSRKMVDVTDYRPPGANIPGGPHFANDEKSRKMVDVTDYRPPGANIPGGPHFANDEKSRKMVDVTDYRPPGANIPGGPHFANDEKSRKMVDVTDYRPPGANIPGGPHFSNDEKSRKMVDVTDYRPPGANIPGGPHFANDEKSRKMVDVTDYRPPGANIPGGPHFANDEKSRKMVDVTDYRPPGANIPGGPHFANDEKSRKMVDVTDYRPPGANIPGGPHFANDEKSRKMVDVTDYRPPGANIPGGPHFSNDEKSRKMVDVADYRPPGANIPGGPHSIKV